The proteins below are encoded in one region of Pleuronectes platessa chromosome 12, fPlePla1.1, whole genome shotgun sequence:
- the ppm1ba gene encoding protein phosphatase 1B — MGAFLDKPKTEKHNLHGEGNGLRYGLSSMQGWRVEMEDAHTAVVGLPTTGLSDWSFFAVYDGHAGSRVANYCSKHLLEHILSSSLGARGTQGSQAGSDSSSGDAPSTVPPTVEAVKVGIRTGFLRIDEHMRSFSDLRNGMDRSGSTAVGVLLSPEHFFFINCGDSRAVLCRSSQVCFSTLDHKPCNPRERERIQNAGGSVMIQRVNGSLAVSRALGDYDYKCVDGKGPTEQLVSPEPEVYEMIRAPEQDQFVVLACDGIWDVMTNEELCDFVKSRLEVSDDLERVCNEVVDTCLHKGSRDNMSVVLVCLPNAPKVSEEAVRKDAELNKYLESRVEEMLSRPAEDGFPDLVTVMRNLSTDSGMPPLPPGGGLASKRSVIEAVYNHLNPYREEDGSGADLECHW, encoded by the exons ATGGGTGCGTTCCTGGACAAACCCAAGACGGAGAAGCACAACTTGCACGGGGAGGGCAACGGCCTACGCTATGGCCTGAGCTCCATGCAGGGCTGGCGGGTGGAGATGGAAGACGCTCATACAGCTGTGGTGGGACTCCCTACTACGGGTCTGAGTGACTGGTCGTTTTTTGCCGTGTACGATGGTCATGCTGGCTCCAGGGTTGCCAACTATTGCTCCAAGCATCTCCTGGAACACATTTTGAGTTCCAGCTTAGGGGCCAGGGGGACACAAGGCTCCCAGGCTGGTTCAGACAGTTCCAGCGGTGACGCTCCATCAACAGTTCCTCCTACAGTGGAGGCTGTAAAAGTCGGGATCCGGACAGGGTTCCTGAGGATTGACGAGCACATGCGCAGCTTCTCAGACCTTCGCAACGGCATGGACCGTAGTGGCTCCACAGCAGTGGGAGTCCTCCTGTCACCTGAGCATTTTTTCTTCATCAACTGTGGTGATTCTCGAGCTGTTCTCTGCCGCAGTTCACAGGTGTGCTTCTCCACACTTGACCACAAGCCTTGCAACCCACGTGAGAGAGAGCGCATCCAGAATGCTGGCGGCTCCGTGATGATTCAGAGGGTTAATGGGTCGCTGGCTGTCTCGAGAGCTTTGGGGGACTACGATTACAAGTGTGTGGATGGGAAAGGCCCCACAGAGCAGCTGGTCAGCCCCGAACCAGAGGTGTATGAGATGATTCGGGCCCCAGAACAGGATCAGTTTGTGGTCCTGGCGTGCGATGGCATCTGGGATGTCATGACCAACGAAGAGCTGTGCGACTTTGTGAAATCCAGGCTCGAGGTGTCCGATGACCTGGAAAGAGTCTGCAATGAGGTGGTGGATACCTGCCTGCACAAG GGGAGTCGGGATAACATGAgtgttgtgttagtgtgtttgccCAACGCTCCCAAAGTGTCGGAGGAAGCTGTGAGGAAAGACGCTGAGCTCAACAAATATCTGGAGTCAAGAGTGGAAG agatgTTGTCTCGGCCGGCGGAGGATGGGTTTCCAGACCTGGTAACAGTGATGAGGAACTTGTCCACTGACAGCGGCATGCCCCCTCTTCCACCAGGGGGAGGCCTTGCCAGCAA ACGCAGTGTTATTGAAGCAGTATACAACCATCTGAACCCATACAGGGAGGAGGATGGG